One genomic window of Motacilla alba alba isolate MOTALB_02 chromosome 3, Motacilla_alba_V1.0_pri, whole genome shotgun sequence includes the following:
- the LOC119699068 gene encoding interferon-induced very large GTPase 1-like isoform X1 has protein sequence MASQEDTQEGDAKAQLLAEAFEEEGLDAAYWLPKASQILGIKCREALQHLEYKDYLRLECEVQHPWEKKALQKLLNITDGKTCEETQKHNLEKTKQRQEEAKQALKDLTEMLKSHSHSQDTLREKAETLWQAMEIPKEFWPQPKKPLADLLESIQKQLELQELSAGRREKIPDTEVLRRASGGLALQGIYRTSRPEDVLARREQLLRVPEGFQLAGPVQGSLLERKEFSSSAAESTFTKSMEQLGFSMSVSAKSSFWGINLAAGVDHSSSWQSQDTHQSLSEQSYYCTTKYQYIPLASCYFQRHQLRLSDAALQELQDMEQQLLSFSWEEDNPILVKMCESFFRRFGSHINQGPLHFGGIFWWKASTEGFRAEQREEMKRQTTEALNSFVGASWGGFGASAEGTLDVSKSSSQASVLGRAGESSHTAIQLYVVNTGGPADTASLPQWKTGLVSDNTTWCVIDRGFELIPVWDVILYNHYGDFKSVGQMSRALRAMYKALTNLSFGTIFGEELGSAVQEARDFMGTVRAWEVTVDEKKLLMMMGLKDYLNAKTGNPSVWINVCLSDKALQDFLVNTVRSCQESPPENTTSIKVMLRSLLNPHIYSVKDFPEASFIMQWVFQTEHPIPRSPKVSELQELIKTLQQMKEHIHAVTYAPGSSASDVHEAKIEATLTSSLAIYSLLQSLQQQGQKDMELLVLLIVISTGYQVESSTFQHLLGHPEIHYMAKEMEAAHAEYVNLKEQDANRAEAFLLLMGLTVTPECQELSPEQKRERLVFMEDHMKGLWSTQIKNLLHKHRGDEDWERLEGDLDSLISECLDDKWDEQSMQNTLRDLEDTFPSPGAPSQSQSKSDSSESKEKEAIANQQFLQLLKRLGLESHYPRKMGIGDFHTIRKTSLLDSQPSQEKELPFYFLQKLLTVDYQVRYLTCRERSNPGLAPVPQTTELEDQQSDSFEQFFNDLEGASPDRASRDSHVHPMDLQMAIFHCADDFLRQTLATKLAFCQLALPLLVPNPSTSRIEFPLYALSQIQRSWKEADKSAKQAGTKSYSNKLIFQAQTPIVSFIRIGRSASSSKSQLLNALLSKRKHDTFFHRHCRGSTRECLLMEGLVEIAWYCPGRNPDDAFDCCVAFCNLHGDARDHGAQLQFLQEISAVNMAVVSELEDMDDRGKKLLKDLWQSERPLVCLLTEKEDVAAGPASKTIKIGIKNRNEAELMDQLTKTIGSLLEGSNPCFSLEACVDKARQHGFIVDADQPACVTAKAKAKELVELLKKEKLSEIKSQLLPLQGKLWHQWCQKDKELTRLQEKGNKSIEHHRSQIEQEKKAIRRKQLERAFPLNPLMKSFLGFLQAQPADTKKYFLQWMKVFMDELSCGRLEELRRDYHKLWSEILSRKKTEKKSSGNAELPSGLNALSDEMNDSSIGLEHLLREAGQIYEALQLMNTKNDNSEKLPEIAAELMVSGYPVELMDGDASYLPLHWVGAIFDSLIERLGDKRVFVLSVLGIQSTGKSTLLNAMFGLQFNVSAGRCTRGAFMQLIPVGEELQQDLGFDFVLVVDTEGLRAIEMANKHSLNHDNESATFVIGVGNLTVINIFGENPSEMQDVLQIAVQAFLRMKKVNLSPSCLFVHQNVGEATAKEQNMEGQRRLQEKLDEMTRVAAQQEFCDVSSFSDVIGFDVNTHIHYFAHLWEGNPPMAPPNPKYSQNVQQLKSKILQAAKKESQRILRLSSLKDRIGDLWNALLNENFVFSFKNSLEIAVYRRLESAFSQWTWRLRNHILDVQMRLDNKIRNGDLQNVTREHLEGLVQETSDAIEKEVEKYFREDKDREALVQWKYSTELKLNELKETLLHETKKKCENLIELQKEQRKLDARKLEYEDELLRRSRELAVSLKGKSLSERELKDNFTLVWNQWIAEVSHDARPPERVNIDAEINDVLVEHFKEPGIHARIRSFPKGRGFSFDPEKHIMRTSYYRYLPDFCSISIADVINFQHITDNIIASVKANITKKEEEKRDYSRNFIHEILNEVQKGVNSVPRNGKCSFNREYSIDLSLYLCRMAAERFKAMHEAFQKANDPVEYLSSKREDFFLCFQVSCQGATSVSTFAVFLCLKIEPALRRAVYERMAKDIAVDMGDKLPDFQGSRANLEVCILKYLAEQENFEYFKQYLRSPKQFFESYIEIRVRKHCFDGSRRLEMFLDSSLNLLYENILSAVSLSTLIFKERKDRENKISLWLDEFCRELSEVINLPRSDLKGIEHQEVTDIEFLSSAMAEALDDLRKRLMKELAGADLSSFSRQPHTILAEHFSGCWAQCPFCGAVCTNTMWNHDGDHQVIFHRPQALMGGTWSTRSLSGIEFDTHELVIDICSSLVASNCKFKSDCGQWIPYKRYRDAGPPYSTWNILPDSSMQAYWKWFVSHFRTQLEALYNGKFEGKGEIPESWQRITKQEALSELDMCSPSPQKGSNTRFSQIKTALFEVLTKINLQYDALMHCGNYSFQFLPNFMR, from the coding sequence ATGGCTTCACAGGAGGACACACAGGAGGGGGATGCAAaggcccagctcctggcagaggcgTTTGAGGAGGAAGGACTGGATGCTGCATACTGGCTGCCCAAAGCTTCACAGATCCTGGGTATCAAGTGCAGAGAAGCCCTGCAACATCTGGAATATAAAGACTACCTCAGATTGGAGTGTGAGGTCCAGCACCCCTGGGAGAAGAAGGCACTCCAGAAACTTCTGAACATAACAGATGGCAAAACGTGTGAGGAGACGCAAAAGCATAACTTGGAGAAGACAAAGCAGAGACAAGAAGAGGCCAAACAAGCCCTGAAGGATCTGACAGAAATGCTCaagagccacagccacagccaggatACTCTGAGGGAGAAAGCAGAGACTCTGTGGCAAGCCATGGAGATTCCCAAAGAGTTCTGGCCGCAACCAAAGAAACCCTTGGCAGATCTGCTGGAGAGCAtccagaagcagctggagctgcaggagctgtcagcaggcaggagggagaagaTCCCTGACACGGAGGTGCTGAGGCGGGCGTCGGGGGGACTGGCCCTGCAGGGCATCTACAGAACCAGCAGACCTGAAGATGTGCTGGCAAGGcgagagcagctcctcagggttCCTGAGGGCTTCCAGCTGGCCGGTCCAGTACAAGGATCGCTGCTTGAGAGGAAGGAGTTCTCCTCTTCTGCAGCAGAATCCACTTTCACCAAGTCCATGGAGCAGCTGGGGTTCAGCATGAGCGTTTCTGCCAAATCCTCATTTTGGGGGATTAATCTGGCAGCAGGTGTAgatcacagcagctcctggcagtcACAGGACACCCACCAGTCCCTCTCTGAGCAGAGCTACTATTGCACCACCAAGTACCAGTACATCCCTCTGGCCTCCTGCTACTTCCAAAGGCATCAGCTTCGCCTCTCGGATGcggctctgcaggagctgcaagacatggagcagcagcttttgagCTTCAGTTGGGAAGAAGACAACCCCATCTTGGTGAAGATGTGTGAGAGCTTCTTCAGGAGGTTTGGGTCCCACATAAACCAGGGTCCCCTCCACTTTGGGGGGATATTCTGGTGGAAGGCTTCTACAGAAGGATTCCGAGCTGAGCAGCGGGAAGAGATGAAGCGACAAACGACTGAAGCACTGAACAGCTTTGTTGGGGCCAGCTGGGGTGGCTTTGGGGCCAGTGCAGAAGGGACCCTGGATGTTTCCAAATCCAGCTCACAGGCATCTGtcctggggagagctggggagagTTCCCATACAGCAATTCAGCTCTACGTGGTCAACACAGGGGGCCCAGCAGACACAGCTTCCCTTCCTCAGTGGAAAACAGGGCTCGTGTCTGATAACACAACGTGGTGCGTTATCGACCGTGGCTTTGAGCTGATCCCAGTGTGGGACGTCATCCTTTACAATCACTATGGGGATTTTAAGTCTGTTGGTCAGATGAGCAGAGCCCTCAGGGCTATGTACAAAGCGCTGACGAATCTGAGTTTTGGCACCATTTTTGGAGAGGAACTGGGCAGTGCAGTGCAAGAGGCTAGAGATTTCATGGGGACTGTGAGGGCCTGGGAGGTGACAGTGGATGAAAAAAAGCTGCTCATGATGATGGGGCTAAAAGACTATCTCAATGCAAAAACCGGGAACCCCAGTGTGTGGATCAACGTGTGCCTGTCGGACAAAGCCCTGCAGGACTTCCTGGTGAACACCGTGCGCAGCTGCCAGGAGTCACCTCCAGAAAACACCACCTCTATCAAGGTAATGTTGAGGAGTCTCCTGAATCCTCATATCTACTCTGTCAAGGACTTCCCTGAGGCTTCCTTCATTATGCAGTGGGTCTTCCAGACTGAGCACCCGATTCCCAGATCTCCCAAAGTCTCTGAGCTTCAAGAGCTCATCAAAACACTGCAGCAAATGAAGGAGCACATCCATGCTGTCACCTACGCACCAGGAAGCTCTGCTTCTGATGTTCATGAGGCAAAGATAGAAGCCACCCTGACCAGCAGCCTCGCCATTTATTCCTTACTCCAGTCTCTCCAGCAACAGGGtcagaaggacatggaactgttggtGCTCTTGATTGTGATCAGCACAGGGTACCAGGtggaaagcagcacttttcAGCACCTCCTTGGACACCCAGAAATTCACTACATGGCCAAGGAAATGGAAGCGGCACATGCGGAGTATGTGAACCTGAAGGAGCAAGATGCCAACAGAGCTGAGGCCTTCCTCCTGCTCATGGGTCTGACTGTGACCCCTGAATGTCaagagctgtccccagagcagaagAGGGAGCGTTTAGTTTTCATGGAAGATCACATGAAAGGCTTGTGGTCCACACAGATAAAGAATCTCCTCCACAAGCACCGTGGAGATGAAGactgggagaggctggaaggGGACTTGGACTCCTTGATCAGTGAGTGCTTGGATGACAAATGGGATGAACAGAGCATGCAGAACACACTCAGAGACCTGGAAGACACTTTTCCATCACCTGGGGCCCCCAGTCAGTCCCAGTCCAAGTCAGACAGCAGCGAatccaaagaaaaggaagccaTTGCAAACCAGCAGTTCCTCCAGTTGCTGAAACGTCTTGGACTGGAAAGTCACTATCCAAGGAAAATGGGGATAGGAGATTTCCACACCATCCGCAAGACATCTCTGCTggacagccagcccagccaAGAAAAAGAACTGCCCTTTTACTTCTTGCAAAAGCTGTTAACTGTGGATTACCAGGTGAGGTACCTGACTTGCCGGGAAAGGAGCAACCCAGGCCTTGCACCTGTGCCACAAACCACAGAGCTAGAGGATCAACAATCAGACTCCTTTGaacaattttttaatgatttggAGGGAGCCTCCCCTGACCGTGCAAGCAGGGACAGCCATGTGCACCCCATGGACCTGCAGATGGCCATTTTCCATTGTGCTGATGACTTCCTGAGACAGACCCTTGCAACCAAGCTGGCATTCTGCCAACTGGCGCTGCCTCTGCTGGTGCCCAACCCGAGCACTTCACGCATCGAGTTCCCACTCTACGCCCTCAGCCAAATCCAAAGGAGCTGGAAAGAGGCAGACAAGTCAGCAAAGCAGGCTGGAACAAAGAGTTACAGCAACAAACTCATCTTTCAGGCACAGACACCCATCGTGTCCTTCATCCGCATTGGCAGATCAGCCTCCTCttccaaatcccagctcctgaacGCTCTGCTGAGCAAACGCAAACACGACACTTTCTTCCACCGccactgcagaggcagcaccagAGAGTGTTTGCTGATGGAAGGGCTGGTGGAGATCGCCTGGTACTGCCCTGGCAGAAACCCTGATGACGCCTTTGATTGCTGCGTGGCTTTCTGTAACCTGCATGGAGACGCCAGGGATCACGGAGcacagctgcagttcctgcaggaGATATCTGCTGTCAACATGGCTGTTGTATCTGAGTTGGAGGACATGGACGACAGGGGGAAAAAGCTTCTGAAGGACCTGTGGCAGTCAGAAAGGCCTTTGGTTTGTCTTCTCACGGAAAAAGAGGATGTTGCAGCTGGACCAGCCagcaaaaccataaaaatagGGATCAAGAACAGAAACGAAGCAGAACTGATGGACCAGCTGACCAAGACAATTGGGAGTCTCCTGGAAGGGTCTAATCCATGTTTCAGCCTGGAGGCCTGTGTGGACAAAGCTCGCCAGCATGGATTCATAGTGGATGCAGATCAACCCGCGTGTGTGACAGCCAAAGCAAAGGCAAAGGAGCTGGTGGAGCTTctgaagaaagagaagctgtCGGAGatcaaatcccagctgctgccgCTCCAAGGAAAACTGTGGCACCAGTGGTGCCAAAAGGACAAAGAACTCACTCGCTTGCAGGAGAAGGGGAACAAGAGCATTGAGCATCATCGCAGCCAAATTGaacaagagaagaaagcaataaGAAGAAAGCAACTTGAGCGAGCTTTCCCTCTCAACCCACTGATGAAATCATTCCTTGGCTTTCTCCAGGCCCAGCCAGCAGATACCAAGAAATACTTCCTGCAATGGATGAAGGTCTTTATGGATGAGCTGTCTTGTGGTCGCCTTGAAGAACTGAGGAGAGACTATCACAAGTTATGGTCTGAAATCCTGTCAAGAAAGAAAACCGAGAAAAAATCCAGTGGCAATGCTGAATTGCCGAGTGGCTTGAATGCCCTGTCTGATGAAATGAATGATTCATCCATCGGCCTGGAGCACCTGCTGCGAGAGGCAGGGCAGATTTATGAAGCTCTGCAATTAATGAATACCAAGAATGACAATTCTGAAAAACTGCCAGAAattgcagcagagctgatggtTTCAGGGTATCCCGTGGAGCTGATGGATGGGGATGCTTCTTACCTGCCCTTGCACTGGGTGGGAGCAATCTTTGACAGCTTAATTGAGAGGCTGGGGGACAAACGAGTGTTTGTGCTCTCCGTGCTGGGCATCCAGAGCACGGGCAAGTCCACCCTGCTGAATGCCATGTTTGGTCTGCAGTTCAACGTCAGCGCAGGGAGATGCACCCGCGGAGCCTTCATGCAGCTCATCCcagtgggagaggagctgcagcaagaCTTGGGCTTTGATTTTGTGCTGGTGGTTGACACAGAGGGACTTCGTGCCATCGAGATGGCCAATAAACACTCCCTGAACCATGACAACGAGTCGGCAACCTTTGTCATTGGTGTCGGCAACTTGACTGTGATCAATATCTTTGGAGAAAATCCATCAGAAATGCAAGATGTTCTCCAGATCGCTGTGCAGGCTTTCCTGAGGATGAAGAAAGTCAATCTTTCCCCAAGCTGCCTCTTTGTCCACCAAAACGTGGGAGAAGCAACTGCCAAGGAGCAGAACATGGAAGGACAAAGGCGtttgcaggaaaagctggatgAAATGACCCGAGTAGCTGCTCAGCAGGAATTCTGTGATGTCTCCTCTTTCAGCGATGTCATTGGCTTTGATGTCAACACCCACATTCACTACTTTGCTCACCTGTGGGAAGGAAACCCCCCAATGGCACCACCCAACCCCAAATACAGCCAGAACGTCCAGCAACTCAAGAGCAAAATCCTCCAGGCTGCCAAGAAGGAGTCGCAGCGCATTTTGAGACTCTCGAGCCTGAAAGATCGTATTGGTGACCTCTGGAATGCTTTGCTGAATGAAAACTTTGTCTTCAGCTTCAAGAATTCCCTGGAGATTGCTGTCTACAGGAGACTGGAAAGTGCCTTTAGTCAGTGGACCTGGAGGCTGAGGAATCACATCTTAGATGTACAGATGAGACTGGACAACAAAATTCGGAATGGGGACTTGCAGAATGTCACCAGAGAACACCTTGAAGGGCTGGTGCAAGAGACAAGTGATGCCATTGAGAAAGAAGTGGAAAAGTATTTCAGGGAAGACAAAGACCGTGAGGCTCTGGTCCAGTGGAAatacagcacagagctgaagcTGAATGAATTAAAAGAGACTCTTCtccatgaaacaaaaaagaaatgtgagaatCTTAttgagctgcagaaggagcagaggaaactgGATGCAAGGAAGTTGGAATATGAAGatgagctgctgaggaggagtCGGGAGCTGGCTGTGAGTCTGAAAGGGAAGAGCCTCAGTGAGAGAGAACTGAAGGACAACTTCACTCTTGTCTGGAACCAGTGGATTGCTGAAGTCTCCCATGATGCTCGTCCTCCAGAACGGGTGAATATTGATGCAGAAATCAATGATGTCCTTGTAGAGCACTTTAAGGAGCCGGGTATCCATGCACGGATCAGGTCATTTCCCAAAGGCAGAGGGTTTTCTTTTGATCCAGAGAAACACATCATGAGGACAAGTTATTACCGCTATTTGCCagatttctgcagcatttctatTGCTGATGTGATCAACTTTCAGCACATCACAGACAACATCATAGCGTCTGTGAAGGCAAACATTActaagaaggaagaggagaaacgTGATTACAGCCGAAATTTTATTCATGAAATACTCAATGAAGTACAGAAGGGTGTGAACTCTGTCCCCAGGaatggaaaatgttcttttaacaGAGAGTACAGCATAGATTTGTCTCTGTATCTGTGCAGAATGGCAGCAGAAAGGTTTAAAGCCATGCACGAAGCATTCCAAAAGGCAAATGACCCAGTTGAGTACCTGAGCAGCAAGAGAgaagatttctttctttgtttccagGTTTCTTGCCAAGGAGCCACTTCTGTCTCaacttttgctgttttcctttgtctcaAGATTGAACCAGCTCTTCGCCGTGCTGTCTATGAGAGAATGGCTAAAGACATCGCTGTGGACATGGGGGACAAACTCCCAGatttccagggcagcagagccaatcTGGAAGTTTGCATCCTGAAATACCTTGCAGAACAGGAAAATTTTGAGTATTTCAAGCAGTACCTTAGGTCTCCAAAACAGTTTTTTGAGAGTTACATTGAGATACGAGTTAGGAAGCACTGTTTCGATGGAAGTAGGAGGCTGGAGATGTTTTTAGATTCTTCTCTAAATCTTCTCTATGAAAACATCCTGTCAGCTGTTTCTTTATCAACGTTGAttttcaaagagagaaaagacagagaaaacaaaatctctcTCTGGCTGGATGAATTTTGCAGGGAACTGTCAGAGGTTATCAACTTGCCCAGAAGTGACCTGAAGGGCATTGAGCACCAGGAGGTCACAGACATTGAGTTCCTGAGCAGTGCCATGGCAGAAGCTCTGGATGACCTGAGGAAAAGGCTCATGAAAGAATTGGCTGGAGCTGACCTGAGCTCGTTTTCAAGGCAGCCTCACACCATCCTGGCGGAGCATTTTTCGGGGTGCTGGGCACAGTGTCCCTTTTGTGGGGCTGTGTGCACAAACACCATGTGGAATCATGATGGAGACCATCAGGTGATCTTCCATCGCCCACAAGCTTTGATGGGAGGCACATGGTCCACCAGATCTTTATCTGGCATTGAGTTTGACACACACGAACTGGTCATTGACATTTGTTCCAGCCTTGTTGCAAGTAATTGTAAATTCAAAAGTGATTGTGGGCAATGGATCCCCTACAAGAGATACCGGGATGCTGGACCTCCTTATTCTACTTGGAACATTCTTCCTGACTCATCCATGCAGGCGTACTGGAAATGGTTTGTGTCTCAtttcaggacacagctggaagCCCTGTACAATGGGAAATTTGAGGGCAAAGGAGAAATCCCTGAGTCGTGGCAGAGAATTACCAAGCAGGAAGCACTGTCTGAGCTGGACATGTGTAGTCCATCTCCTCAGAAAGGAAGTAACACAAGGTTTTCGCAAATTAAAACAGCTTTGTTCGAGGTTCTCACCAAAATAAACTTACAATATGATGCTCTCATGCATTGTGGAAATTATAGTTTCCAATTCCTCCCAAATTTCATGAGATAA